The Candidatus Binataceae bacterium genome contains the following window.
AATCGAATCCAATGTGGAGAAGCGTTTGTCCCAATCATCCGCATACAGTGCAACTGGGAGGATACGCGCGATTTCGTAGTTGACCTCATCAAGTTCGACGAAGCCGTTCGCAAGCTCATGCATCGGAAGGTCAAAGAGGATGTGCGCTCCGGCTGGTCTGAGGCGCACAACGACAACGTGCTGCGCTCCTGTTTCTTCGGTAAGGACGTAAGAGTCGTGAACCCCGATAACGGCCGCGCCGCGGTGCGTTGTCCAGTGCCGTCCTGAGGCAGGATGCAGCACGCGGAAAGGCTGACCCAGATTCAGCAACAACTCCACCTCGCCGGATGGCAGATGTCGCTCGCGTGCCAGATCAATCCTGCTCTTTAGGCCCAGATAACCGAGCACAAACGCCTGTAGTTCAGGATGAGGAGCACGAGTCGCCATCTCCCAGGTTCCGAACCCCGAATCGCCACGCGTGATTTGTGCGCGAGGTGAGCCTCCAAAGAGGTGTGAGGTCGGGGACTTCATGTGGGTCCACCCATAAACGATATAAGGATAGGACCGAAGGTGGGTCGAGTCGAACGCTCTTGCTTCAGCGATCCTCTTCT
Protein-coding sequences here:
- a CDS encoding helix-turn-helix domain-containing protein; its protein translation is MKSPTSHLFGGSPRAQITRGDSGFGTWEMATRAPHPELQAFVLGYLGLKSRIDLARERHLPSGEVELLLNLGQPFRVLHPASGRHWTTHRGAAVIGVHDSYVLTEETGAQHVVVVRLRPAGAHILFDLPMHELANGFVELDEVNYEIARILPVALYADDWDKRFSTLDSIIAERIDRVRAQALRTAWAWQKLWDADGLLSIRSLANEAGCSQKHLIAQFRDYVGIPPKAVARVMRFNRAIKSIERGGPVDWVQLALDCGYYDHSHFIRDFNAFAGCTPTELLQSLAGPSLRADHPGGR